The following proteins come from a genomic window of Paenibacillus sp. CAA11:
- a CDS encoding NAD-dependent epimerase/dehydratase family protein, whose translation MKVLVTGATGFLGKNLIGRLLREGHEVTGMGRSKVEGERLQQQGARFLQQDLGDELAAEACQGQDAVIHCGALSSPWGDYRDFYRTNVLGTRHMVQGALKHGVGRLINVSTPSIYFEFRDRLDIREDAKLPPRAVNAYAATKLLAEQEADAGAAAGLPVLTIRPRGLFGPGDTAIFPRLLRANEKGFVPLFHQGRAVLDVTYIDNVTEALMCCLAAPSAAFGHKFNITNGEPVMLFGLLEQLFKQLGMPFRYRRLPYSAVQGLAFILETASRLGGGRKEPLLTRYTAGLLAFSQTLNIDKARAMLGYRPIVSLDEGIIRFCNWWEETGKEGQR comes from the coding sequence ATGAAAGTGCTTGTTACGGGAGCCACAGGATTCCTGGGGAAAAATTTGATCGGTCGGCTGCTGCGCGAAGGGCATGAGGTGACCGGAATGGGGCGCAGCAAGGTGGAAGGCGAGCGGCTGCAGCAGCAAGGGGCAAGATTCTTGCAGCAGGACCTTGGAGATGAGCTGGCTGCCGAAGCCTGTCAGGGTCAGGATGCCGTCATTCATTGCGGAGCGCTGTCGTCTCCTTGGGGGGACTACCGGGATTTCTACCGTACCAATGTGCTGGGAACACGGCATATGGTACAAGGGGCTCTGAAGCATGGCGTGGGCCGCTTGATTAACGTATCAACGCCTTCGATATACTTTGAATTTCGTGATCGGCTGGATATTCGAGAGGATGCGAAGCTGCCTCCAAGAGCTGTCAATGCCTATGCGGCTACGAAGCTGCTGGCTGAGCAGGAAGCGGACGCCGGGGCGGCAGCTGGCCTGCCGGTGCTGACCATTCGGCCAAGGGGGCTATTCGGGCCGGGAGATACGGCGATATTTCCCCGCCTGCTCCGGGCCAACGAGAAGGGCTTTGTCCCGCTGTTCCATCAGGGGCGGGCCGTGTTGGATGTGACTTATATTGATAATGTGACCGAAGCGCTGATGTGCTGCCTTGCGGCACCGTCCGCAGCCTTCGGGCATAAATTCAACATTACGAACGGGGAGCCGGTGATGCTGTTTGGTCTGCTGGAGCAGCTGTTCAAGCAGCTCGGAATGCCATTCCGGTACCGGCGTCTCCCTTATTCGGCGGTGCAGGGGCTGGCGTTCATCCTCGAGACAGCGTCCCGGCTGGGTGGAGGCCGCAAGGAGCCGCTGCTTACCCGTTACACGGCCGGGCTTCTGGCGTTCAGCCAGACGTTGAACATCGACAAGGCCAGAGCAATGCTTGGCTATCGTCCGATCGTAAGCCTGGATGAAGGCATTATACGGTTCTGTAATTGGTGGGAAGAGACCGGGAAGGAGGGGCAACGATGA
- a CDS encoding F390 synthetase-related protein: MKLGVLLKHYGLAKYRERHWKSREQLEQWQHRRVVSFLKQLKGKSRLYSEYLETLDPEDWREWPTLDKNLMMDRFDDLNTVGVTKEEAFEVALRAERERDFSPQLGSVTVGLSSGTSGNRGIFLVSEEERAAWAGTVLAKALPGSLLAKHRVAFFLRADSNLYQSVKSKRITFRFFDMIRPLEEHIEQLNELLPSILVGPPSMLRLLAEAKRDGRLAAAPERIISVAEVLEELDRRFVENIFGTKLHQIYQCTEGFLAFTCSHGTLHLNEDILVIQKDYLDEAAGLFSPVITDFSRQAQPIVRYRLNDLLTERPEPCPCGCVFTAISSIGGRTDDVFYGRVLGSEEQTAPIFPDFIRRAVMLASPQILEYRIVQHSQTQVEAAIRASVPLEDIQGALETELISAFTSQGCCPPDVRFVPYSFVAGPVKLRRIERRFAKK, translated from the coding sequence ATGAAGCTTGGAGTTTTACTCAAACATTATGGACTTGCGAAATACCGGGAGAGACACTGGAAGAGCCGGGAGCAGCTGGAGCAGTGGCAGCACCGTCGTGTGGTGTCCTTTCTGAAGCAGCTCAAGGGCAAATCAAGGCTCTATTCGGAGTATCTGGAGACTCTTGATCCTGAGGACTGGCGCGAATGGCCAACATTGGATAAGAACCTGATGATGGATAGATTCGATGATCTCAATACCGTGGGAGTTACGAAGGAGGAAGCCTTCGAGGTGGCTCTACGCGCGGAGAGGGAGCGGGATTTCTCTCCACAGCTCGGCTCGGTGACGGTCGGCTTATCCTCCGGGACCTCGGGCAACCGCGGCATATTTCTTGTTAGTGAGGAGGAAAGGGCGGCTTGGGCGGGTACGGTGCTGGCGAAAGCACTGCCTGGCTCGCTGCTTGCAAAGCATCGGGTAGCTTTCTTTCTTCGAGCAGACAGCAACTTGTATCAGAGCGTGAAGTCAAAGCGGATCACCTTTCGTTTCTTCGATATGATCCGTCCACTGGAGGAGCATATCGAGCAGCTGAATGAGCTGCTTCCGTCCATTCTGGTTGGCCCTCCGTCCATGCTCAGGCTGCTGGCAGAGGCTAAGCGGGATGGCCGGCTTGCTGCGGCTCCCGAGCGCATCATCTCAGTGGCTGAGGTACTTGAGGAGCTGGATCGCCGCTTTGTGGAGAACATATTCGGCACGAAGCTTCACCAGATTTATCAGTGTACGGAAGGCTTTCTGGCCTTCACCTGTTCGCATGGCACCCTCCATCTGAACGAAGATATTCTGGTCATTCAAAAGGATTATTTGGATGAGGCTGCGGGCTTGTTCTCGCCTGTGATTACCGATTTCTCCAGGCAGGCGCAGCCCATTGTGCGCTACAGGCTGAATGATTTGCTCACCGAGCGGCCGGAACCTTGCCCTTGCGGCTGTGTGTTTACAGCCATCTCGTCCATTGGGGGCAGAACGGATGATGTATTCTACGGGCGAGTGCTTGGAAGCGAGGAGCAGACTGCCCCGATCTTCCCGGATTTCATTCGCCGTGCCGTGATGCTGGCTTCGCCGCAGATTTTAGAATACCGTATTGTCCAGCATTCGCAGACACAGGTTGAGGCAGCAATTCGGGCCTCTGTTCCGCTGGAAGATATTCAAGGGGCGCTGGAGACTGAGCTAATCAGCGCCTTTACTTCGCAAGGCTGCTGTCCGCCGGATGTTCGTTTTGTCCCTTATAGCTTCGTGGCGGGCCCAGTGAAGCTGAGAAGAATTGAGCGCCGATTCGCCAAGAAATAA
- a CDS encoding MBL fold metallo-hydrolase, whose protein sequence is MKVTLFSTGYCKQREALSISGGSWRSIRFHAIIALIEHPQLGPILFDTGYSPAFNEATRSFPYNLYRKVTPVHMDGFLTAAEHVRQAGYKPEEIRFVFLSHFHADHICGLSDFTGAQFICSYDAYTSLESLRGVRAVKRAFLPALLPGDFKERAVWLEDLPKLALPAQFAPFTEAYDVFGDGELAAVALPGHADPQYGLIIGPNLKSPVFLGADASWSLQAVLENRLPHPLAFFIFDHSSKYKQTFERLHELKQREPGLNLLFTHGEESLALCGKAMEV, encoded by the coding sequence ATGAAGGTTACTTTGTTCAGCACAGGTTATTGTAAGCAGCGTGAGGCCTTGTCGATTTCTGGCGGCAGCTGGCGTTCGATTCGGTTCCACGCCATTATTGCTTTGATCGAGCATCCGCAGCTCGGCCCCATTCTGTTCGACACTGGCTACTCTCCTGCCTTTAATGAAGCTACGCGAAGCTTTCCGTATAATTTGTACCGCAAGGTTACTCCCGTACATATGGATGGATTCCTGACCGCAGCAGAGCATGTAAGACAGGCTGGTTATAAGCCTGAAGAGATCCGGTTCGTGTTTTTGTCTCATTTCCATGCTGACCATATTTGCGGACTGTCGGATTTTACCGGGGCTCAGTTCATCTGCTCCTATGACGCATATACATCGCTGGAGTCTCTGCGGGGAGTACGTGCCGTCAAGCGAGCGTTCCTCCCGGCCCTCTTACCTGGAGATTTTAAGGAACGGGCGGTATGGCTGGAGGATCTTCCTAAGCTAGCACTGCCTGCGCAATTCGCCCCTTTCACAGAAGCCTATGATGTATTTGGCGATGGGGAGCTTGCAGCCGTAGCGCTGCCAGGGCATGCTGATCCGCAGTACGGGCTTATCATAGGCCCCAACCTGAAATCCCCGGTCTTTCTTGGGGCGGATGCAAGCTGGTCGCTTCAGGCGGTTCTAGAGAATCGGCTGCCGCATCCGTTGGCGTTCTTTATTTTTGACCACAGCTCCAAATATAAACAGACATTTGAGCGGCTGCATGAGTTGAAGCAGCGTGAGCCGGGGCTGAATCTGCTCTTCACTCACGGCGAAGAATCGCTTGCGCTGTGCGGCAAGGCCATGGAGGTCTAA